The Oryza brachyantha chromosome 7, ObraRS2, whole genome shotgun sequence genomic interval TGCCTAAAGTGGACTATGGAACCATCCTGTTAGTTTGACCTGCTTTGTGGTGTTCATAAGGTCCACAATCCATAGAAGATTCTGTTGGAAACCTTATCCTTATGGATATAATTTCTACTTTAGCACCAAATATGGTTTGGCTTTTCTTGGTTAGTATACTTCTTTCTGtggttttcaatttttttaggagCTACCAACGTCACCAAttgaaaaactagaaaatGTAGAATTAATTGTTTTGGTACTTGCTTGTTGGTTGCTTGGAAATTAAGTGTTCCCAATTCATGGTACAAGTTTGTTTTGTCTTATTTAGCCATTTATAGTTTGATGTATGTGCTTTATCTGTCCAGTTAAGCTCAAGCCTTTAAGACATACAAACCTAAAGCCACTTGCCACTTATTCTACTGtatgcttgcttgcttctgCCAAGTCACAACCATTAAATTCAAGTGTGACAATTACTTGTGTGCTTATTACGTGAAGCTCCCATCCATTCATCTATTCCCACCCAttatatgctttttttttgtaagcACCATAAAGGAATGAACATTGTCTTTAATGGAGTTTGAACATTCTTACTTGAACCGAGCAGGTTCCAGAATTTGAGGAAGCAGCATTTGGTGCTCCTTTGAACAAGGTTGTACGGTGTAAGACAAAATTTGGATGGCACTTGTTGCAAGTGCTTGCTGAGAGGTAGATGGccctaaaaaataattttgtactaTGTAAACAAAATCATCTATTGATTTCTTTTCCACCTAATTTCAGAGACCAATGTGTACTGCAAGACATTACACCAGAAGAGCTGCATGCAAAATTGCAAGATCCAATCTTTCTTGAGGAAGCTCAGTTGATTGATGTTCGGGAGCCTGATGAAGTGtaagatttttatatgtcCTGATAGAATATTATCAAAACTTTGCATCAGGGAAATTGTAGAACTTTTGTGTTTAACAAAAATGTTTGTTCATTTCTTTAACAAACTTAAATTGCCATGCTCTCACAGAAAATGAACTTCATTTTGTCCTTTCTAAATCATTTCAGTGAATAATGTTCACCAGTCACCTGATACCACATCTTTATGTGATTTCTCATAATACACGTTGTCAAGGAAAAAAACTGTCATGATGTTCAAACATGAAGTGTTTGGCTTCATTTGCTTATTATGGTTACTCAGTTCACTGTAGTTACTTATTGTTAATATTCACCTATACGGCTACACCATGGAGTTGATGTTGAGCTTCTTGCATGGCAGAGAGAAAGCTTCTCTTCCAGCCTTTAAAGTTCTACCTCTTCGCCAGTTTGGAACTTGGGGACCAGTTATGACAGATGAATTTAATCCTCAGAAGGACACTTATGTTCTGGTAAGTTGGTTACCTCTCTTACCAAACTTGCTGCTAGTGTGCATACATAAGGCCAATGGCCAAGTACCGGTTAGATAAAGAAAGAGTACTTGTACTTCCTGCATGTTTTGATTTTCAGTTGATTCAATGGTTGCGGAAGTAAAATTACCCTTCCACATTTTTCAGTAAGAATGTAAGATACATTGAAACACTTACCCTTTCACATTTTCCCCCCAGTGCCACCATGGTATGCGCTCAATGCAGGTAGCTAAATGGTTGCAGTCACAGGTAATTGAATCACTCACTTAGATCTTGCAAAATGTAGTCCCGCTCTATGGTAAATGTGCAATGCAAAGCAACTGGGTAGTGGAACGACATCCTCACATGAAGTTCCATTGTTTTTCAGGGGTTCAGAAAAGTTTACAATGTTGCGGGTGGAATTCACGCTTACTCCGTTCAAGCCGATTCTTCCATCCCGACTTACTAGACATCTCCATGATCACCAATACAACATCACAGCCTTTCGTACGTGTTCCTTTTTCAGGCCAAACGGAAAGCATGTTAAGTATAGAATGATAGCACTTTCCACAATGGTTTTGTACGGAATATTGTTACCAGAAACTCAGAGCtaaggttttattttttcctcacGCCATTGTTATTTGTCATGTGCTAGGAGTTCtccttttgaaaaattatacggGGGATACATTTTTATCAGTCTGAATATAAGAGAAATACCTGGGGCTGGGGGAGTAACTTAGGGTGCATTTGGATCGACCTAGCCGGCCCTATCTCTTCCATCCAGGAAGAGTGTGGCCATCTGAATGTGGTATGAGAGATACGGCCATAGCTAAAGTGATATAGGCCATGGCCCATGGTTAAAGTTTGATTCTGAAATTCTGAAAGTTTGATCATGAAATTCTGATCAAACATGCTATATCATTTTATcagtctgaaactctgaaaaaaaataaagtgatcTAGGCCATGGCCTGAAATTCTGTATGTATACTTGATTATGAAAAATTGATGAATGGAGGTGCGGGGAATCGAACCCCGTGCCTCTCGCATGCGAAGCGAGCGCTCTACCATATGAGCTACACCCCCATTTTGTGTCAATTCTGAACTAGAAACGACTTGTTCGATACTCCCGTTTGAGCCTTGCAATTTGATTTGAGAGTTTGAAGTGGGCAAGTCaaagacggaggaggaggaggaggagttggtGAGCGGAGCCAAGGGCCCACCCGCAccagcgccagcgccgcctGCCTATCCAGAAAGTTGCGTCACGCGACGACCCAAACGGCTcctggg includes:
- the LOC102714030 gene encoding rhodanese-like/PpiC domain-containing protein 12, chloroplastic; this translates as MLGLRAATPTPSLSRFARRLPPLLASAPLSPAPSARPTFSSTRHPPLRSASASAGLSRPTTRVFCTGATTAPREGRELLVQHLLVGEQDVRLLVDLEKSIITGGADLSDLAVEYSLCPSKENGGMLGWVRRGQMVPEFEEAAFGAPLNKVVRCKTKFGWHLLQVLAERDQCVLQDITPEELHAKLQDPIFLEEAQLIDVREPDEVEKASLPAFKVLPLRQFGTWGPVMTDEFNPQKDTYVLCHHGMRSMQVAKWLQSQGFRKVYNVAGGIHAYSVQADSSIPTY